Proteins encoded in a region of the Paenibacillus sp. E222 genome:
- a CDS encoding DUF6171 family protein, translating to MDSSVQSRSAGKREPCKGCNDQYDVKISEAKMARLVELASRSRPAVEDAEYERRLSTCYNCPGLQYGTTCRYCGCLVQVRAKLVESTCPFPYEPRWT from the coding sequence ATGGATTCATCCGTGCAGAGTAGAAGCGCTGGGAAACGGGAACCATGCAAGGGATGTAACGATCAATATGATGTGAAGATTAGTGAAGCCAAGATGGCCCGGCTCGTGGAGCTTGCCTCACGTTCACGTCCAGCCGTCGAGGATGCTGAATATGAGCGGCGTTTATCTACCTGCTATAACTGTCCAGGGTTACAATACGGTACAACCTGCCGTTACTGTGGGTGTCTCGTACAGGTTCGCGCCAAGCTGGTAGAGTCGACCTGTCCGTTTCCATATGAGCCGCGATGGACCTGA
- a CDS encoding alpha-N-arabinofuranosidase, translating to MVDVILKADSEQGLINRNIYGHFSEHLGRCIYEGIWVGEDSPIPNTEGIRNDVLTALQKLRIPVLRWPGGCFADEYHWKDGVGPKSERARMINTHWGGVEENNHFGTHEFLRLCELLDTQPYISGNLGSGTVQEMQEWVEYITFDGESPMANWRKSNGREEPWKLKYFGVGNENWGCGGNMRPEYYADEYRRYATYVRNYSGNEIYKIACGPNDNNYHWMEVLMREAGRFMDGISLHYYTIPTGEWADKGQATGFGEAEWFTTLKKTLYMEELLVKHSEIMDKYDPEGRVGIIVDEWGTWYNVEPGTNPGFLYQQNTMRDAVLAGINLNIFNQHNKRVHMANLAQIVNVLQALVLTEGEKMLLTPTYHVFDMYQVHMDAQRLELNYESPGYTFGEETIPQLSMSASRSNDGVIHVTACNLSHTDELEVVCQIESTDASAVTGRILHHADYSAFNTFEQPDRVQPAEWKGITLENNKLRFVLPPASVGVVAIKG from the coding sequence ATGGTTGATGTTATTCTAAAGGCAGATTCGGAACAAGGATTAATAAATCGCAATATATATGGTCATTTCTCAGAACATCTGGGACGCTGTATCTATGAAGGCATCTGGGTGGGGGAGGACTCACCTATTCCCAATACGGAAGGTATTCGAAATGATGTGCTTACTGCGCTGCAAAAACTGCGTATTCCCGTACTTCGCTGGCCTGGCGGTTGTTTTGCCGATGAGTATCACTGGAAAGATGGCGTAGGTCCCAAAAGTGAACGCGCCCGGATGATTAATACGCACTGGGGCGGGGTGGAAGAGAACAATCATTTTGGCACGCATGAATTCCTGAGATTATGTGAGCTACTTGATACGCAGCCATATATCAGTGGCAATCTGGGCAGCGGCACGGTGCAGGAGATGCAGGAATGGGTGGAATACATCACGTTTGATGGGGAATCACCGATGGCGAACTGGCGGAAGAGCAACGGCCGTGAAGAGCCATGGAAGCTGAAATACTTTGGAGTGGGGAACGAGAACTGGGGTTGCGGCGGTAATATGCGTCCGGAATATTACGCAGATGAGTACCGTCGTTATGCTACATATGTACGCAATTATTCCGGGAATGAAATTTATAAAATTGCCTGCGGCCCCAATGACAACAACTATCACTGGATGGAGGTGTTAATGCGGGAGGCCGGTCGATTTATGGATGGAATCAGCCTGCATTATTACACCATTCCAACAGGTGAGTGGGCAGATAAAGGTCAGGCTACAGGTTTTGGAGAAGCTGAATGGTTCACCACATTGAAAAAGACGCTATATATGGAAGAGTTACTTGTGAAGCACTCCGAGATTATGGACAAATATGATCCTGAGGGCAGAGTCGGTATTATCGTAGATGAGTGGGGAACGTGGTATAACGTTGAGCCAGGTACGAATCCAGGGTTCCTGTATCAACAAAATACGATGCGTGATGCTGTACTTGCTGGGATCAATCTGAATATTTTCAACCAACACAATAAAAGAGTGCATATGGCTAATCTGGCCCAGATCGTTAATGTGCTCCAGGCGTTGGTTTTGACAGAAGGAGAGAAGATGCTGCTTACGCCTACATATCATGTATTTGATATGTATCAGGTGCACATGGACGCGCAGCGGTTGGAACTGAATTACGAGAGCCCTGGATACACTTTCGGGGAAGAGACCATCCCTCAACTGAGTATGTCAGCTTCTCGCAGCAATGATGGCGTTATTCATGTGACGGCGTGTAACCTTAGTCATACGGATGAGCTTGAAGTGGTTTGTCAGATTGAATCAACGGACGCTTCTGCTGTAACGGGACGAATTCTGCATCATGCCGATTATAGTGCATTCAACACATTTGAACAGCCGGATCGGGTTCAACCGGCGGAATGGAAAGGTATTACACTCGAAAATAACAAACTGCGTTTTGTACTGCCTCCGGCCTCTGTTGGTGTGGTCGCTATAAAGGGATAA
- the rpoE gene encoding DNA-directed RNA polymerase subunit delta, whose product MSTSLNLKIDKEKVREIPLVDLAFMVLKAANTPYYYRDLMNEVAKQRGMTDEEINEFIAQLYTEINIDGRFACVGTSLWGLKRWYPVAGSEDTMTGAKRPRIINDEDDDLEDEDFGEEEDSYNSDEDFDNSDDDQDEDDDDDDDDEDDIFDEEDGDEEVLVEDDDLEEEDLDEDDEEESEDEGEFDDDSDK is encoded by the coding sequence GTGAGTACCTCGCTCAATTTGAAAATTGATAAAGAAAAGGTCAGAGAGATTCCTTTGGTGGACCTCGCCTTTATGGTGCTGAAAGCGGCCAATACGCCGTATTACTACCGTGATTTGATGAATGAGGTAGCTAAACAGCGCGGAATGACTGATGAAGAAATTAACGAGTTTATCGCCCAGCTATATACCGAGATTAATATCGATGGCCGTTTTGCTTGCGTCGGTACAAGTCTGTGGGGCTTGAAGCGCTGGTATCCGGTAGCTGGATCGGAAGATACGATGACGGGTGCGAAGCGTCCGCGCATCATCAACGATGAAGACGATGATCTGGAAGATGAGGACTTCGGGGAAGAGGAAGACAGCTACAACAGCGACGAAGACTTCGATAATTCTGACGATGATCAGGACGAAGATGATGATGACGATGATGATGACGAAGACGACATCTTTGACGAAGAAGATGGCGATGAAGAAGTTCTGGTTGAAGATGACGATTTGGAAGAGGAAGACCTCGATGAAGACGATGAAGAAGAGTCCGAAGACGAGGGTGAATTTGACGACGATTCCGATAAGTAG
- a CDS encoding S8 family peptidase, whose product MDYTGFLHQLVEGMQRPEPEQGRRYLIRFAKPKQYEACLVELSRMRNEFTDLGMVRSSRLARSIIAPVHDPEQLSRYSDEITVEEDVPISLHATALHSKPSSAQGIPWGVKQIHAPKVWSVSTGHRIKIGVIDTGADYQHPDLRYSLARGINLLNRSLLPHDDNGHGTHIAGTIAAANSMAGMIGVAPRSLIYPVKAFDHNGSAFVSDIVLGIDWCVRNRVDIINMSFGMKTRSKALLDVVNRAYQAGIVIVASSGNDGKRRSIDYPARYPQTISVGATDKNRRIASFSNRGAYVDVYAPGDKIVSSWVQGKHHEMSGTSMATSHVSGAIALLLAKHPGLSPAEIKMLVKRATVPLRPRKTSTAKSKIRGGEIDALKLMQEGGG is encoded by the coding sequence ATGGACTATACTGGTTTTCTACATCAATTGGTTGAAGGAATGCAACGTCCCGAACCAGAACAGGGGCGGCGGTACCTGATCCGGTTCGCCAAACCGAAGCAATATGAAGCCTGCCTCGTGGAACTGTCGCGGATGAGGAATGAATTTACGGATCTTGGTATGGTACGCTCTTCCCGGCTGGCCCGCTCCATTATCGCCCCGGTGCATGACCCAGAACAGTTATCTCGCTACAGCGATGAGATTACGGTAGAAGAAGATGTACCCATCTCCCTTCATGCCACCGCGCTTCACAGTAAACCGAGCAGTGCTCAGGGCATACCTTGGGGTGTCAAACAGATTCATGCTCCCAAAGTATGGTCCGTATCCACAGGACATCGGATTAAAATCGGCGTGATTGACACAGGTGCCGATTATCAACACCCGGATCTTCGCTATTCGCTGGCACGCGGAATCAATCTGTTAAACCGCAGTCTACTTCCTCATGATGATAACGGTCATGGCACTCATATTGCCGGAACCATTGCCGCAGCCAATAGTATGGCAGGTATGATTGGCGTTGCTCCTCGCTCCCTGATCTATCCGGTGAAGGCATTCGACCATAATGGTTCGGCCTTCGTGTCAGACATTGTGCTTGGCATCGACTGGTGTGTGCGCAATCGGGTCGATATTATCAATATGAGCTTTGGCATGAAAACGCGCAGCAAAGCATTGCTTGATGTTGTGAACCGTGCCTATCAGGCCGGGATTGTCATTGTTGCATCGTCAGGAAATGACGGCAAACGCCGCAGCATTGATTATCCGGCACGTTATCCTCAAACGATATCAGTTGGGGCAACCGACAAAAACCGGCGGATTGCCTCGTTCAGTAACCGAGGTGCTTACGTCGATGTATACGCGCCTGGGGACAAAATTGTCTCCTCCTGGGTGCAAGGCAAGCACCATGAGATGAGTGGCACCTCCATGGCGACATCCCACGTCAGTGGCGCCATAGCGCTCTTGCTTGCGAAGCACCCCGGCCTGTCGCCAGCCGAGATCAAAATGCTCGTGAAGCGCGCGACCGTTCCGCTGCGCCCACGCAAGACCTCCACCGCGAAGAGCAAAATACGCGGTGGCGAGATTGACGCCCTCAAGCTGATGCAGGAGGGCGGAGGGTAA
- a CDS encoding DUF1934 domain-containing protein, whose amino-acid sequence MSNMRPVQIRLHSRYEGEDVLQEMQGEAVLKGSVLYVRYEEPQAGPEGGITRTTLKLGGQSIKIIRHGEVESEQTFELNRKLPGFYRSPYMSFALSTHTQELELSIQGLSARAAWSYDFYRFDEESGHFAISLHIQEEPIS is encoded by the coding sequence ATGTCGAACATGCGACCGGTTCAGATCCGGCTGCACAGCCGTTATGAAGGTGAAGATGTACTGCAGGAAATGCAGGGTGAAGCCGTGTTGAAGGGATCTGTGCTCTATGTTCGTTATGAAGAGCCACAGGCTGGACCCGAGGGCGGTATTACCCGAACAACATTGAAGCTGGGCGGACAATCCATCAAGATTATACGTCACGGCGAGGTGGAATCGGAGCAAACATTTGAGTTAAACCGCAAGCTTCCTGGTTTTTACCGTTCGCCGTATATGTCGTTTGCCTTGTCCACGCATACACAGGAGCTGGAACTTTCCATTCAGGGATTGAGCGCACGCGCAGCGTGGAGCTACGACTTTTACCGCTTTGACGAAGAATCCGGACATTTCGCGATTAGTTTGCATATACAGGAGGAACCAATTTCATGA
- the argS gene encoding arginine--tRNA ligase — protein MTRNPLDTINERVSTAIGNAIVAAGIVTQEDLPTITLEVPREKTHGDLATNAAMQLTKIAKRNPRQIAEEIIANLNLSEAGIEKAEIAGPGFINFKLDKSYLYPVLGLVHEQGENYGRINVGEGRKVEMEFVSANPTGSLHLGHARGAAVGDALCNILDYAGYDVTREYYINDAGNQVFNLARSIEARYLQELGQDAEMPEDGYHGEDIKGFAKELVAEKGDSLLSMHPGDRAAYFRDFGLEKELDKIKRDLNRFRVNFDIWFSETSLYDNGEVLRVLDELRDRNEIYEQDGATWLKTMQYGDDKERVLIKNDGTYTYLTPDIAYHRDKYARGYDTMINIWGADHHGYIPRMKAAMQALGNDPEKLVVLIAQMVSLFQNGEKVKMSKRTGKAVTMEDLMDEVGIDAIRYFFTMRSMDSHLDFDMDLAISTSNENPVFYVQYAHARVCSVYRQAEEQGIELLPLAQIDLSKLTTEHEYDLLRKMGELPEEIATAATGYAPHRIVRYVYELASLFHSYYRAERVITEDAGQTQARLALIGAVRTVIATALRLVGVSAPDKM, from the coding sequence ATGACACGTAATCCATTAGATACGATTAACGAACGGGTAAGTACAGCCATCGGCAATGCCATTGTTGCTGCTGGCATTGTTACGCAGGAGGATCTGCCGACCATCACCCTTGAAGTACCACGCGAGAAAACACACGGCGATCTGGCAACCAATGCCGCTATGCAGCTGACCAAGATTGCCAAGCGTAATCCACGCCAGATCGCAGAAGAGATTATTGCCAATCTCAACCTGAGTGAAGCTGGAATCGAGAAAGCGGAAATTGCCGGACCGGGATTCATTAACTTTAAGTTGGACAAGAGTTATCTCTACCCTGTGCTGGGGCTTGTACATGAGCAGGGTGAGAATTATGGAAGAATCAATGTTGGTGAAGGGCGCAAGGTCGAGATGGAGTTTGTCAGTGCCAATCCGACAGGCAGTCTGCATCTGGGCCATGCGCGTGGAGCGGCTGTGGGTGATGCGCTTTGCAACATCCTCGACTATGCGGGATATGATGTAACACGCGAATACTACATTAATGACGCGGGTAACCAGGTATTTAATCTGGCTCGTTCCATTGAAGCTCGTTATTTGCAGGAACTGGGCCAAGACGCAGAGATGCCGGAAGACGGTTATCACGGTGAGGATATCAAAGGGTTTGCCAAGGAGCTAGTGGCTGAGAAAGGCGATTCTTTGCTGTCCATGCATCCAGGTGACCGTGCAGCTTACTTCCGCGACTTTGGTTTGGAGAAAGAACTGGACAAGATCAAACGTGACTTGAATCGCTTCCGCGTCAATTTCGACATCTGGTTCAGCGAAACTTCGCTGTATGATAACGGAGAAGTGTTGCGTGTGCTTGACGAATTGCGTGATCGTAATGAAATCTATGAGCAAGACGGAGCAACTTGGTTGAAAACGATGCAGTATGGTGACGATAAAGAGCGTGTTTTGATCAAAAATGACGGTACGTACACGTACCTTACACCGGACATTGCTTATCACCGTGATAAATATGCCCGTGGATACGACACGATGATTAACATCTGGGGAGCAGACCACCATGGCTACATTCCACGGATGAAAGCGGCCATGCAGGCACTGGGCAACGATCCTGAGAAATTGGTCGTGCTGATTGCACAAATGGTGAGCTTGTTCCAGAATGGCGAGAAAGTGAAGATGTCCAAGCGTACAGGCAAGGCGGTAACGATGGAAGATCTGATGGACGAAGTAGGCATTGATGCCATTCGTTACTTCTTTACTATGCGCAGCATGGATTCTCATCTGGACTTCGACATGGACCTTGCGATTTCGACGTCCAATGAAAACCCTGTATTCTATGTACAATATGCTCACGCTCGGGTATGCAGCGTATACCGTCAGGCAGAAGAACAAGGCATTGAGCTGTTGCCATTGGCACAGATCGACCTTTCGAAGCTGACCACGGAACATGAATATGACCTTCTTCGCAAAATGGGTGAACTGCCTGAAGAAATCGCAACTGCTGCTACGGGATATGCGCCGCATCGTATTGTTCGTTATGTATATGAACTGGCATCCCTGTTCCACAGTTACTATCGTGCAGAGCGCGTCATTACTGAAGACGCGGGACAAACCCAGGCGCGTCTGGCGCTGATCGGTGCTGTACGCACCGTCATCGCAACAGCGCTTCGTCTGGTGGGCGTATCCGCACCGGACAAAATGTAA